In one window of Juglans regia cultivar Chandler chromosome 3, Walnut 2.0, whole genome shotgun sequence DNA:
- the LOC109012675 gene encoding seipin-2-like: protein MESLNPNDAPDDVFLDAPDDFPFYDCPSSLTAQPEPSTSSSTLSSPSPAAFSTSTLRRRSHSRVVGSNHSILDSDFTLGSEIHSAIDTTPRFRIHRNLNESQNPESDPSQFSSVSQAQAQGSSNSTVTTETDKRAEVSAAEANDPSSHFLIYVAGLLIKAISFQINLFITFTALPLFLLYHSYMLVTNPFQTVRRGRDYLIQELSKLGQTVGESVSPLLNVWLREHKWVWKVALRWGWGFLWSVYVCIVLCSLLVSSLVVSGVVMWFLVQEPIQMKEMLNFDYTKPSPVAYVPIVSCDGIGCGQDCKEQIGGFRFIPPNHRLQVTVSLTLPESEYNRNLGVFQIRVGFLSASGKTLASLSHPCMLLFKSEPIRLLLTFLKIAPLVTGYVSESQTLNLKFRGFTEGEMPTTCLKIMIEQRAEYHAGAGIPEIYDASLILESELPLFRRIIWYWKKTLFIWMAMMSFMMQLLFTLVCCRPIIIPKARPRDSSEGSSAAPNGPSAQG from the exons ATGGAATCACTCAATCCAAACGACGCCCCCGACGACGTTTTCCTCGACGCTCCCGACGACTTCCCCTTCTACGACTGCCCCTCCTCCCTCACCGCCCAACCCGAGCCCTCCACTTCATCCTccactctctcttctccctctccgGCCGCTTTCTCCACCTCTACCCTTCGCCGCCGTTCCCACTCTCGCGTCGTGGGTTCCAACCACTCAATCTTGGATTCCGATTTCACCCTCGGCTCTGAGATCCACTCCGCCATTGATACGACGCCGAGGTTTCGGATTCATCGGAACCTGAATGAAAGCCAAAATCCCGAGTCTGATCCCAGTCAATTTAGCTCTGTTTCTCAAGCCCAAGCCCAGGGATCATCAAATTCGACCGTAACCACTGAAACCGATAAACGGGCTGAAGTCTCGGCCGCCGAAGCCAACGATCCCTCATCCCACTTTCTCATATACGTTGCCGGACTACTAATCAAAGCAATTAGCTTCCAAATCAATCTCTTCATTACCTTCACAGCACTTCCTCTATTTCTTCTCTACCACTCTTACATGCTCGTCACCAACCCCTTTCAAACAGTGCGTCGCGGTAGAGACTATTTGATCCAGGAGCTCTCAAAATTAGGGCAAACCGTAGGCGAAAGCGTGAGTCCTTTGCTAAACGTCTGGTTGAGGGAGCACAAGTGGGTTTGGAAGGTGGCATTGCGGTGGGGGTGGGGGTTTCTGTGGTCGGTTTACGTTTGCATCGTTTTGTGCAGCCTATTGGTCTCCTCGCTCGTGGTTAGCGGAGTTGTGATGTGGTTCTTGGTGCAGGAGCCGATTCAGATGAAGGAGATGTTGAATTTTGATTACACTAAACCCAGCCCGGTCGCCTATGTGCCCATCGTTTCGTGTGATGGCATTGGTTGTGGCCAGGATTGTAAGGAACAGATTGGAGGGTTCAGGTTTATACCTCCTAATCACAGGTTGCAGGTTACGGTTTCGTTAACGTTGCCGGAGTCCGAGTACAACCGAAATCTCGGGGTCTTTCAG ATCAGGGTTGGTTTCCTCTCTGCTAGTGGTAAAACCCTTGCCAGTTTAAGCCATCCATGCATGTTACTATTTAAAAGCGAGCCTATCCGTCTTCTACTGACTTTTCTTAAGATTGCGCCTCTCGTCACTGGTTATGTATCAGAATCACAAACCCTAAATCTGAAGTTTAGAGGTTTTACTGAAGGAGAGATGCCTACTACCTGCTTAAAGATTATGATTGAACAAAGAGCAGAGTACCATGCTGGTGCTGGCATCCCCGAAATATACGATGCATCTCTAATCCTTGAGTCGGAACTTCCCCTGTTCAGAAGAATTATATGGTATTGGAAGAAGACTTTATTCATATGGATGGCCATGATGTCATTTATGATGCAGTTACTGTTCACTCTAGTCTGTTGTAGACCTATTATTATTCCAAAAGCAAGGCCAAGGGATAGCTCTGAAGGAAGTAGTGCTGCTCCAAACGGTCCCTCTGCACAAGGTTGA